One segment of Etheostoma cragini isolate CJK2018 chromosome 23, CSU_Ecrag_1.0, whole genome shotgun sequence DNA contains the following:
- the atp5f1c gene encoding ATP synthase subunit gamma, mitochondrial isoform X2 — translation MRSSASLTFIGVTMFARTSALVFSPQCGQVRNMATLKDITIRLKSIKNIQKITKSMKMVAAAKYARAERQLKPARVYGTGALALYEKAEIKAPEDKSAKHLLIGVTSDRGLCGAIHTGVAKLIKSEIASLTSAGNEVMVVNVGDKLRNLLHRSHGQHIIMNCKEVGRKPPSFSDASIVAAELLNSGYEFDQGTVFFNKFKSVISYKTDRKPLFSTETITNSESMGIYDDIDADVLRNYQEFALVNIIFLAMKESTTSEQSARMTAMDNASKNASDIIEKLTLKFNRTRQAVITKELIEIISGAAAL, via the exons ATGCGCAGTTCTGCGAGTCTGACCTTCATAGGAGTAACCATGTTCGCCAGGACCAGCGCGTTGGTGTTCTCCCCACAATG TGGGCAGGTCAGGAACATGGCCACCTTGAAGGACA tcaCCATTCGGTTGAAGTCCATCAAGAACATCCAGAAAATCACCAAGTCCATGAAGATGGTGGCCGCTGCCAAGTATGCTCGTGCTGAGAGGCAGCTGAAGCCAGCCAGAGTCTATGGCACTGGTGCTCTGG CCCTCTACGAGAAGGCCGAAATCAAAGCGCCGGAGGACAAGTCCGCCAAGCATTTGCTCATTGGTGTGACGTCGGACCGTGGACTCTGTGGTGCCATCCACACTGGTGTGGCCAAGCTCATTAAGAGCGAGATCGCCAGCCTGACCAGCGCTGGCAACGAGGTCATGGTGGTCAATGTGGGAGACAAGCTGAGAAACCTGCTGCACAG GTCTCATGGACAACACATCATTATGAACTGTAAGGAGGTGGGCCGCAAGCCCCCCAGCTTTAGTGACGCTTCAATCGTCGCAGCCGAGCTGCTCAACTCTGGATATGAATTTGACCAGGGCACCGTCTTCTTCAACAAATTCAA GTCTGTTATCTCATACAAGACGGACAGGAAGCCTTTGTTTTCCACTGAAACAATAACTAACTCAG AGAGTATGGGAATCTATGACGACATTGATGCTGACGTGCTGAGGAACTACCAGGAGTTTGCTCTGGTCAACATCATCTTCCTGGCCATGAAGGAGTCCACCACTTCTGAGCAGAGTGCCAGGATGACTGCAATGGACAACGCCAGCAAGAACGCCT CTGACATCATTGAAAAGCTGACCCTCAAATTCAACCGTACCCGACAGGCTGTCATCACCAAGGAGCTCATTGAGATCAtctctggagctgctgctct CTAA
- the atp5f1c gene encoding ATP synthase subunit gamma, mitochondrial isoform X1: MRSSASLTFIGVTMFARTSALVFSPQCGQVRNMATLKDITIRLKSIKNIQKITKSMKMVAAAKYARAERQLKPARVYGTGALALYEKAEIKAPEDKSAKHLLIGVTSDRGLCGAIHTGVAKLIKSEIASLTSAGNEVMVVNVGDKLRNLLHRSHGQHIIMNCKEVGRKPPSFSDASIVAAELLNSGYEFDQGTVFFNKFKSVISYKTDRKPLFSTETITNSESMGIYDDIDADVLRNYQEFALVNIIFLAMKESTTSEQSARMTAMDNASKNASDIIEKLTLKFNRTRQAVITKELIEIISGAAALN; encoded by the exons ATGCGCAGTTCTGCGAGTCTGACCTTCATAGGAGTAACCATGTTCGCCAGGACCAGCGCGTTGGTGTTCTCCCCACAATG TGGGCAGGTCAGGAACATGGCCACCTTGAAGGACA tcaCCATTCGGTTGAAGTCCATCAAGAACATCCAGAAAATCACCAAGTCCATGAAGATGGTGGCCGCTGCCAAGTATGCTCGTGCTGAGAGGCAGCTGAAGCCAGCCAGAGTCTATGGCACTGGTGCTCTGG CCCTCTACGAGAAGGCCGAAATCAAAGCGCCGGAGGACAAGTCCGCCAAGCATTTGCTCATTGGTGTGACGTCGGACCGTGGACTCTGTGGTGCCATCCACACTGGTGTGGCCAAGCTCATTAAGAGCGAGATCGCCAGCCTGACCAGCGCTGGCAACGAGGTCATGGTGGTCAATGTGGGAGACAAGCTGAGAAACCTGCTGCACAG GTCTCATGGACAACACATCATTATGAACTGTAAGGAGGTGGGCCGCAAGCCCCCCAGCTTTAGTGACGCTTCAATCGTCGCAGCCGAGCTGCTCAACTCTGGATATGAATTTGACCAGGGCACCGTCTTCTTCAACAAATTCAA GTCTGTTATCTCATACAAGACGGACAGGAAGCCTTTGTTTTCCACTGAAACAATAACTAACTCAG AGAGTATGGGAATCTATGACGACATTGATGCTGACGTGCTGAGGAACTACCAGGAGTTTGCTCTGGTCAACATCATCTTCCTGGCCATGAAGGAGTCCACCACTTCTGAGCAGAGTGCCAGGATGACTGCAATGGACAACGCCAGCAAGAACGCCT CTGACATCATTGAAAAGCTGACCCTCAAATTCAACCGTACCCGACAGGCTGTCATCACCAAGGAGCTCATTGAGATCAtctctggagctgctgctct GAACTGA
- the atp5f1c gene encoding ATP synthase subunit gamma, mitochondrial isoform X3, with protein MRSSASLTFIGVTMFARTSALVFSPQCGQVRNMATLKDITIRLKSIKNIQKITKSMKMVAAAKYARAERQLKPARVYGTGALALYEKAEIKAPEDKSAKHLLIGVTSDRGLCGAIHTGVAKLIKSEIASLTSAGNEVMVVNVGDKLRNLLHRSHGQHIIMNCKEVGRKPPSFSDASIVAAELLNSGYEFDQGTVFFNKFKSVISYKTDRKPLFSTETITNSESMGIYDDIDADVLRNYQEFALVNIIFLAMKESTTSEQSARMTAMDNASKNASDIIEKLTLKFNRTRQAVITKELIEIISGAAAL; from the exons ATGCGCAGTTCTGCGAGTCTGACCTTCATAGGAGTAACCATGTTCGCCAGGACCAGCGCGTTGGTGTTCTCCCCACAATG TGGGCAGGTCAGGAACATGGCCACCTTGAAGGACA tcaCCATTCGGTTGAAGTCCATCAAGAACATCCAGAAAATCACCAAGTCCATGAAGATGGTGGCCGCTGCCAAGTATGCTCGTGCTGAGAGGCAGCTGAAGCCAGCCAGAGTCTATGGCACTGGTGCTCTGG CCCTCTACGAGAAGGCCGAAATCAAAGCGCCGGAGGACAAGTCCGCCAAGCATTTGCTCATTGGTGTGACGTCGGACCGTGGACTCTGTGGTGCCATCCACACTGGTGTGGCCAAGCTCATTAAGAGCGAGATCGCCAGCCTGACCAGCGCTGGCAACGAGGTCATGGTGGTCAATGTGGGAGACAAGCTGAGAAACCTGCTGCACAG GTCTCATGGACAACACATCATTATGAACTGTAAGGAGGTGGGCCGCAAGCCCCCCAGCTTTAGTGACGCTTCAATCGTCGCAGCCGAGCTGCTCAACTCTGGATATGAATTTGACCAGGGCACCGTCTTCTTCAACAAATTCAA GTCTGTTATCTCATACAAGACGGACAGGAAGCCTTTGTTTTCCACTGAAACAATAACTAACTCAG AGAGTATGGGAATCTATGACGACATTGATGCTGACGTGCTGAGGAACTACCAGGAGTTTGCTCTGGTCAACATCATCTTCCTGGCCATGAAGGAGTCCACCACTTCTGAGCAGAGTGCCAGGATGACTGCAATGGACAACGCCAGCAAGAACGCCT CTGACATCATTGAAAAGCTGACCCTCAAATTCAACCGTACCCGACAGGCTGTCATCACCAAGGAGCTCATTGAGATCAtctctggagctgctgctctgtaA
- the kin gene encoding DNA/RNA-binding protein KIN17, whose product MGKADFLSPKAIANRIKSKGLQKLRWYCQMCQKQCRDENGFKCHCMSESHQRQLLLASEDPNKFMDHFSDEFKNEFLELLRRRFGTKRVHNNIVYNEYISFREHVHMNSTQWETLTDFTKWLGREGLCKVDETPKGWYVQYIDRDPETIRRQEEQAKKKKQELDDEEKTARFIEEQVRRGRDGKEIEETPVFTELKRESEEEKVAFNLGASSSVAGPSKSSASLGHSALKAAAASSSSTKRKDTSSDTRGEKKKKSALEEIMEMEEKKKKQSVRTDHWLQPNIVVKVVTKRLGERYHKKKAVIMEVRDKYGAVVKMIDSGDKLKLDQNHLETVIPAPGKQVMILNGPYRDTKALLEGIDEKNFSATLTLDSGQQKGKRVDVAYEDFSKLA is encoded by the exons ATGGGGAAGGCGGATTTTCTCTCCCCCAAAGCGATAGCCAACCGGATAAAATCCAAAGGTCTCCAGAAGTTGAGATGGTATTGTCAGATGTGTCAGAAACAATGCCGCGATGAG AATGGCTTCAAATGTCACTGCATGTCCGAGTCCCACCAGAGGCAGCTGCTGCTGGCCTCAGAGGACCCAAACAAGTTTATGGACCACTTCTCTGA TGAGTTTAAAAACGAGTTCTTGGAGCTGCTCAGAAGACGTTTTG GGACCAAGCGAGTACACAACAACATTGTCTACAATGAATACATCAGCTTCAGAGAGCACGTCCACATGAACTCCACACAGTGGGAGACTCTCACCGACTTCACCAAGTGGCTGGGCAGAGAAG GTCTCTGCAAGGTGGATGAGACCCCTAAAGGCTGGTACGTCCAGTACATCGACCGCGACCCGGAGACCATCCGCCGCCAAGAAGAGCaggcgaagaagaagaagcaggaaCTGGACGACGAGGAGAAGACCGCCAGGTTCATCGAGGAGCAGGTCCGCAGAGGCCGCGACGGCAAGGAGATCGAA GAAACTCCAGTTTTCACGGAGCTGAAACGCgagagtgaagaagaaaaag TTGCTTTCAACCTGGGCGCCTCCTCATCTGTAGCCGGGCCTTCCAAATCAAG TGCTTCCCTGGGTCATAGTGCTctcaaagcagcagcagcatcatccTCCTCAACCAAGAGGAAAGACACCAGTTCAGACACCaggggggagaagaagaagaaatctgCCCTGGAAGAGATCATGGAG atggaggagaagaagaagaagcagtcGGTCAGAACGGACCACTGGCTGCAGCCCAACATTGTGGTCAAAGTTGTCACCAAGAGACTGGGAGAGAGGTACCACAAGAAGAAGGCTGTCATCATG GAGGTCCGGGATAAATATGGAGCCGTGGTGAAGATGATCGACTCCGGGGACAAACTGAAATTGGACCAGAATCACCTAGAGACGGTCATACCTGCGCCAG GTAAACAGGTCATGATCCTGAACGGTCCCTACAGAGACACGAAGGCTCTGCTGGAGGGAATAGACGAAAAGAACTTCAGCGCTACACTCACACTCGACTCT GGTCAACAGAAGGGGAAGAGAGTGGACGTCGCCTATGAGGATTTCTCAAAACTGGCCTGA
- the itih2 gene encoding inter-alpha-trypsin inhibitor heavy chain H2, producing MRRLLLLLLPGLLLLQQGRCFEFVIDGEWEEESSDIREHRERHKRAILTSEEQEDFEAIRGDDITIKSYKLESRITSRFAHTTVRSSVVNSGSKAQSIGFNVQIPKRAFITNFTMNVNGITFVGSVKEKTVARNLYAQARAKGKAAGIVRANSQDMETFKTEVHVPPGSNIEFELHYQEMMYRKLGFYEHSLYLQPGRLVPQFQVDVYIFEPKGISTVQTPNSLGEQFTEMIKVTSSKEKAHVVFKPNIQQQRKCDNCTESAIDGVFTVMYDVTRDSNAGELQVSDGHFVQFFAPSNLSPLPKNIVFVLDVSGSMWGVKMKQTVEAMQAILDDLTIDDHFSLIDFNHNVRCWSEELVPGSSIQIGDAKKYIQNIKPNGGTNINEALMRAVQMLLRASSQGLIDPRSVSMIILVSDGDPTVGEIKLSTIQKNVKRVMREEFSLFSLGIGFDVDYDFLERIAMENRGMAQRIYANHDAAEQLRTFYSQVSSPLLRRIAIQFPEDSVSDVTQNRFDKFFSGSELVVAGKVLPSDSNTLTSFTTASAARLDITLETEGDHTELDTELAKQQHSFTGFARQMWAYITIKQLFSERSQAPTAAKKRKITQRIMSLAVEHQFVTPLTALLVESEDAKERLLADSPKDPKHGCCSGVGIGGSPNGVTPVHVVYQPPPWVQMTTTPPPSQAAKGPEEWTLPQQVNLVDNDPHFIVHLPRHNMDVCFNIDSTPGHILNLVSDSGTGVVVNGQLIGSKQIQKSKLKTYFGTISVYYLPDGVSVTIGTDSIALTDGRMNHSFTWGATAEITQDGVRISIVKNSHVSIIINNNIQVMVLLHRVWKKHPVNVDFLGIYIPNDNQYSPLVHGLIGQFSREPEVSLYDVHEGIDPLKKEATMDVKGNKLLVTRGWQKDYRHDKRRGSNVYCWFIHNSGKGFIDGHYTDYIVPNLNSFLQTL from the exons ATGAGgcgtctgctgctgctgctgctcccgGGGCTCCTGCTCCTCCAACAGGGCCGCTGCTTTGAGTTTGTGATCGATGGAGAATGGGAGGAAGAGTCG TCAGATATACGAGAACATCGGGAGAgacacaag agagCGATATTGACCAGCGAGGAGCAGGAAGACTTTGAG GCCATCCGTGGAGATGACATCACTATCAAGAGCTACAAGTTGGAGAGCCGCATCACGTCGCGCTTCGCCCACACCACCGTCAGGAGCTCGGTGGTCAATTCGGGATCCAAAGCCCAGAGCATCGGCTTCAACGTGCAGATCCCCAAACGAGCTTTCATCACCAACTTCACCAT GAATGTGAATGGGATCACATTTGTGGGCTCAGTGAAGGAGAAGACAGTGGCCAGGAACCTGTATGCCCAGGCCAGAGCCAAAGGCAAGGCGGCCGGCATTGTCAG GGCGAATTCCCAGGACATGGAGACGTTTAAGACAGAAGTCCATGTTCCTCCCGGCAGTAACATTGAGTTTGAGCTCCACTACCAGGAGATGATGTACAGGAAGCTGGGTTTCTACGAGCACTCCCTGTACCTCCAGCCCGGGAGGCTGGTGCCCCAGTTCCAG GTGGATGTGTACATCTTTGAGCCAAAGGGAATTTCCACGGTACAAACACCAAACAGCCTTGGAGAGCAGTTCACAGAGATGATCAAAGTTACATCATCCAAAGAGAAG gcccatgttgtcttcaagcCTAACATCCAGCAGCAGAGAAAGTGTGACAACTGCACCGAAAGCGCAATAGACGGCGTCTTTACTGTCATGTATGATGTGACCAGGGACAGCAACGCCGGTGAACTACAG GTCTCAGATGGCCACTTTGTCCAATTCTTTGCGCCTTCCAACCTCTCGCCTCTTcctaaaaacattgtgtttgtcCTTGACGTCAGTGGATCCATGTGGGGAGTCAAGATGAAGCAA ACAGTGGAGGCCATGCAGGCGATTTTGGATGACCTGACCATAGATGATCACTTCAGCCTCATCGACTTCAACCACAATGTGCGTTGCTGGAGCGAGGAGTTGGTCCCCGGCTCCTCCATTCAGATCGGAGATGCCAAGAAATACATCCAGAACATCAAACCCAACGGAG GTACCAACATCAACGAGGCACTGATGAGAGCAGTTCAGATGCTGTTGCGGGCGTCCAGTCAGGGGCTCATCGACCCTCGCTCCGTCTCCATGATCATCCTGGTGTCTGATGGAGACCCCACTGTGG GTGAGATCAAGCTGAGCACCATCCAGAAGAATGTGAAGCGGGTGATGAGGGAGGAGTTTTCTCTCTTCTCGCTGGGCATCGGCTTTGACGTGGACTATGACTTCCTGGAACGTATCGCCATGGAGAACAGGGGCATGGCTCAGAGGATCTACGCCAACCATGACGCCGCCGAGCAGCTACGG ACCTTTTACAGCCaggtctcctctcctctgctgagGAGGATCGCCATTCAGTTCCCAGAGGACTCGGTGTCAGACGTCACCCAGAACCGCTTTGATAAATTCTTCAGCGGCTCTGAGCTGGTGGTGGCCGGGAAGGTGCTGCCATCCGACAGCAACACCCTGACCAGCTTCACTACCGCGTCTGCA GCCCGGCTGGACATCACCCTGGAGACAGAGGGGGACCACACGGAGCTGGACACGGAGCTGGCCAAGCAGCAGCACTCGTTCACGGGCTTTGCCAGACAAATGTGGGCCTACATCACCATCAAACAGCTGTTCTCAGAAAG GTCTCAGGCTCCCACGGCTGCCAAGAAGAGGAAGATCACCCAGCGGATCATGTCGCTGGCCGTGGAGCATCAGTTCGTCACTCCTCTCACCGCTCTGCTGGTGGAGAGCGAGGACGCCAAGGAGAGGCTGTTGGCCGACTCCCCAAAGGACCCCAAGCACGGCTGCTGCTCAG GAGTAGGAATCGGAGGAAGCCCCAATGGTGTGACTCCGGTGCATGTGGTCTACCAGCCTCCACCCTGGGTCCAGATGACCACTACGCCCCCCCCGAGTCAGGCTGCAAAGGGCCCTGAGGAGTGGACCTTGCCTCAACAGGTCAACTTAg TGGATAACGACCCTCACTTCATCGTCCACCTGCCCAGACACAACATGGACGTCTGCTTCAACATTGACTCCACACCCGGGCACATTCTCAACCTGGTGTCTGACAGTGGAACAG GTGTGGTGGTAAACGGCCAGTTGATCGGCTCTAAGCAGATACAAAAAAGCAAACTGAAGACCTACTTCGGCACCATCTCCGTCTACTACCTGCCTGATGGAGTCAGCGTGACTATCGGCACCGACAGCATCGCCCTGACTGACGGCAGGATGAACCACTCCTTCACCTGGGGGGCCACGGCTGAAATCACACAGGATGG TGTGAGGATTTCCATTGTGAAGAACTCTCATGTTTCCATcataataaataacaacatCCAGGTGATGGTGTTACTTCACCGTGTGTGGAAGAAACATCCGGTCAACGTTGACTTCCTCGGTATCTACATTCCCAACGACAACCAGTACTCCCCTCTGGTCCATGGACTCATAG GGCAGTTTTCCAGAGAGCCTGAAGTGAGCCTGTATGACGTGCACGAAGGAATCGACCCTCTTAAGAAGGAGGCCACCATGGATGTGAAGGGCAACAAGCTACTCGTCACCAG ggGCTGGCAGAAGGACTACAGGCACGATAAGAGGCGCGGCTCAAACGTCTACTGCTGGTTCATACACAACAGTGGGAAGGGCTTCATCGACGGCCACTACACCGACTACATCGTCCCAAATCTCAACAGCTTCCTGCAGACTCTCTGA